CTGCATCTCCTTACTTGCGTAGCGCTCTGAAAGCGGGCTTACATATCTATCGTAGCTCATTTTTCTTCCTCCCTGATATACCACATTTAAGTGATTTCTTCACATATTATTTCTACATTATCATTATACAGGATACCTTCTCCTGCTATCAACACATTTAATAAAAAATCACATTTCACAATTAATCAAATGCATGAGAAATGTCCTCTGTCGGAACTTTCATCGGATAATTTCCAGTAAAGCATGCATCACAATACGCCAGTTCTCCGACCATATCTTTCAACTTATCGATTTTCATATACCCCAGTGAGTCAGCACCGATCATCTCGCGAATTTCATCCGTCGTATGAGAATGTGCAATAAGCTGATCATTGGACGGTACATCCGTTCCAAAATAACAAGGATGTAAAAACGGTGGAGAACTAATTCTTACATGAACTTCTGTTGCTCCTGCCTTTTTCAGCATTTTTATAATATTCGCACAGGTTGTACCACGTACGATAGAATCATCGACCATGACAATTCTCTTTCCTTTTACTACTTCCTCGATAACATTTAGTTTAATCTTAACACTGCTCTCCCTCTGGCTCTGCTTTGGTTTGATAAATGTTCTTCCCACATAACTATTCTTATGAAAAGCCATACCATAAGGAATTCCTGACTCTTCTGAATATCCTTTTGCAGCTACCAGACCGGAATCCGGCACACCAACTACAAGATCTGCCTCCACCGGATAGGACTGTGCCAATGCTTTTCCTGCCGTAATTCTAGAATGATAAACATTAACTTTATCAATTGTACTGTCCGTTCTAGCGAAATAAATATACTCAAAAATACATCTCGCCTGCTTCTTAGGAGAGATTGCCATAGATTTATCTGATGTAATGCCATTCTTTGTAAAGCTTACAATCTCACCTGGTTCTACATCTCTTACAAATTCGCCGCCTACTGCTGCGATCGCACAGCTCTCTGATGCAAGAAAATATGTATTGTCTCTTTTTCCGATACAAAGCGGACGTAGTCCGAACGGATCTCTCGCTCCAATCATTTTTCTTGGAGAAATCACAACCAGTGCGTAAGCACCTTCTATCTTTTGCATGGCATTACGGACAGCTTCCTCTGCTTTTGCCGTCTTCAGTCGTTCTCTTGCAATATGATACGCGATTACTTCTGAGTCAATGGTCGTCTGGAAAATCGCTCCTGTATATTCCAGTTCATGACGAAGCTCCACAGCATTTGTCAGATTACCATTATGGGCAATTGCCAAAGTACCTTTCACATAGTTCAGAACAAGTGGCATAGCATTTTCTACCTTCGTTGCCCCTGCAGTTGAATAACGGACATGTCCGACACCAAGATTACCTTTCAACCCTTCTAAGGCTTCCTCATCAAACACTTCGTTTACAAGGCCAAGCCCCTTCTTCGAATGAACTTTGCGCTCTCCGTATGTGTCTGTCACTGCAATTCCACAGCTTTCCTGTCCTCTGTGCTGCAAAGCAAATAAACCATAATATACAGATGGTGCTACATCTCCTCCATCCATATCATATGCTCCGAATACACCACATTCTTCACCCATACCTGTTGTTATCTTCTCATAGTTGCTCATGAATGTAACTCCTTCTTCCTATCAGTCATCAGATGTTTTTAAGTATAATACAAGGCAGATGGAAATGCAATTGCCCCACCTGCCCTTAAGTCTTACTTAGTCATTATTTTTATTTTGGTTTATTTATTAGTATTATTAATATTAAGACCCCATTTATTAGTTTTCTCTAAATTTCCCAAGGAATTCTTTCATTCTTTCGTTAGAAGAACCAAATACTTCCTCCGGCGTTCCTTCCACAGCAATATAACCGTTATCCATGAAAATTACATGATCTGAAACATTTTTTGCAAAATTCATTTCATGTGTAACGATCACCATTGTCATGTGCTCTGCAGCCAGATCTTTGATGACTTTCAGAATCTCGCCGGTAAGCTCCGGATCCAGTGCTGAGGTCGGTTCATCAAAAAACAGAATATCCGGATTCATAGCAAGTGCACGGGCGATCGATACTCTCTGCTGCTGCCCACCCGAAAGCTGATACGGATAAGCGTTTTCCTTATCAGAAAGTCCCATCTTCGCAAGCAGCTCTCTCGCCTCTTTGTACACTTCCTCTTTTTTTCTCTTTTGCACACGAAGCGGTGCATCTGTGATATTCTTCATAACCGAATAATGTGGAAACAAATTGAAATTCTGAAACACAAGTCCAAATGTTCCATCATAATTGATTTCTCCATCATCCGGTGTCTCAAGTCCTGTTGCACAACGAAGAAGTGTAGATTTTCCGGAACCGGATGGCCCGATAATTCCAAGCACTTCTCCTTTATCTACTTTTAGAGAAATGTCTTTTAATACTTCCACTCCTCCAAAATTTTTCTTCACATTTTTTATTTCCAGAAGACTCATGACTTTTCCTCCTACCGATAATAATTCATTTTCTTCTCAATCCGTTCCATAATAAATGCAACCACAAGATTCAGTATGTAATAGAATAGAGCCGCAAATGCATATGGGAGCATGGATACCTGGCCGGAAGCAAGTGCTTTTGCCATCGTAAACATCTCTGTCACACCGATTGTAAATGCAAGAGATGTATCCTTTACAAGTGTAATGGTCTCATTTGTAATTGCCGGAAGGATTCGTTTAATGACCTGCGGAAGAATAATTCTTATGAACGTCTGAGCCTTTGTGTATCCAAGTATCTTGGCAGCTTCATACTGTCCTTGCGGCATAGACTCAATTCCCCCGCGATAAATTTCTGCAAAATATGCTGCATAGTTCAGTACAAATCCAATTGCCACAGCCATATTCTTCCAGGACTGGGAAATCTGTACACCCAAAATATAAAACGGTCCAAAATAGATCACCATAAGCTGAAGCATCAGCGGAGTTCCTCTCATCACTGATATATAAAGTTTAAAAATCGTACTGATAATCTTATTCTTTGACATTCTGCCAAAAGAGATCAAAAGTCCTAACGGCAGAGAAAATATCAATGTCGCTGCAAATATCCACAGTGACGTAACCATTCCTTCTCCTAATTTTTGTAACATGACTGATGTTGCCATACCAAAATTCCTCCTCGCGAATCATTGTCATCGCTTTTCAAGAAAAACGGGCCACCCGTTTTCAGGACGACCCGGTCTTTCCAGTTAGTCTGTTTATTTATTTTCCAATTGTTGTGATATCTTCACCAAACCATTTTGTAGAAATCTTTGCAAGTGTTCCGTCTGCCGCCATCTCTTCCAGCGTCTTCTGAACCTGATCTTTTACAGCATCATTTCCTTTTGCAAATCCAACTCCGTACTGCTCAGAAGCAATTTCATAATCGAGAATCTTAAATTCCGCAGAACGTGATTCAATCTGATACTTTGCTACTACAATATCCATTGCGACAGCATCAACAGCTCCTGATTCCAGATTCATAAATCCTGTATTGTAATCTGGAATGATCTCTGTTGAAAATGTAGAGCTAAGTTCTGTATTATCTTTTAATGCTGCCTCTGCGGAAGAATCTGTCTGTACATCAACAGTCTTTCCTGCAAGATCCTTTTCGGAATTGATTCCAGAATCTGCTCTTACGACAAATACCTGCTGATTATCAAGATAAGGCTCTGACCATGTATATTCATCTTCTCTTCCATTCATGGTAAATCCGTTCCAGATACAGTCAATCTCTCCGGATTTCAAAAGTGCATCTTTAGAATCCCAGGCAATCGGTTCCGGATTGAATTCCCAGCCATTGCGGTCACATACTTCCTTGGCCAGCTCTAAATCAAATCCTGTATACTCACCGTCGTCTCCTACAAATCCCATCGGCGGAAAATCCTGATCGAATCCTACCGTAAATGTATCTCCTTCTTTTTTTTCTTCAAATGTAGCTGCAGAGTCTTTTGAATCTGCCGATTTACTACTGTCCTTTCCACCACAGCCGGCAAGAACCGTAACAACTGCCAGTGAAAGTGCAACTAAAAGTGCAGCTCTCTTTTTCATCTTTATTATCCTCCTGAACTCAAAGCTTTTTTCGCAAATCCCGATTCGAATTCAACCTCGAGAAATACCTTTTTCTTTCGAATCTCCTATTGCTTTTCGATGCGGTGTAATCTTTTATCAATTTACCAATTGATTACTTTACCACGCTAAATCGCTTTGTTATAGTAACATATTCAGGACTTCTTGTCAATCCTGCGGTTCTCGCTTTTCCACGTAATCAGCTTCTCATCAGAAAAATCCAGATCATTTTCCTTCTTTGCTTCCTCCATCTCTGCTTTAATCTTTGCAGACATTGAAAGAAACATCGAATTCCCGGATAACATTTTTACATAATCTTTTTCCGGAAGTCCCCGATAGCAGCAATAAATATATGCTTTCAGCATATCTTCTTCCTCACAGATGCTGTAAGCCTCCTTAAACATCAGTGCTGCTTCTTTATAAAGAAACAGGTATCCATAAGCGCTACCGAGACAGCCGTATATTTTTCCATAGAATTTTTTATTCACGGACTCATCCCAGTCCTGACTTAAAATGGATTGATATACCAAAATCGCAGACTCATATTCTCCTGATTTCATTAAACTGTCCGCCTTATACTTCGCACGTTCTACATCTCTTTGGTTTTTCAGCTGTTCCAAAAGATTCTGAATCTTCACGATCTCTGATGGTGCATAAATCACAGATCCTTTCAATATTGTAAGTACGAACTCTTCTAATGTCGCATTCTGATCCAGATCACGGCGCAGATCCTCTGCCATTTTTGCAAGACCAAGTTCGTCTTCCAACCAGTCACACAGTCTACGGTTCATAATTGTATAATCAATTAAATACAAATTATTACACAGATAATAACATAATTCTTCAATTGTATAAATTCGCATATGCACCCGGGAAATCTCGTACGGGCGCTTTGCACGTTTACTATGACATAGAATTAAACTGCCCATTGATTCCTCCTAACTGAATTGTCTTCTCCACCCGGAAATCTGTCGGGGTGAAGAATTCGCCAAATCCCACATCGCGAAATGTCAATTTACAGGTACGTTCATCTAAAAACATAACCTCTACTTGAAGTCTTAAAGAATAATCTGTTCTCTTCGGAAGACCTTCCAGCGATACTTTCTCCACCTGTACTTCTTCGTCTACCAGACTTTCCACTAAAATTTCAATATCAGAAGCGTCCTCCAGGAGCACTTCCCACTGTCCATCTGCTTCATACCAATGCGTTCCCCATGTCACAAGCGGATACCACCCCTCCTGACCATCCACACGCATACGCAGACAAATCCTCTCTGTCAGTTTTGTCTCATCTAAATAAATCGGTCCGTCATCATTTGGCTCACATTTCCGGATAGATTTATAGCAGGCTCCCTTGCTGTAAAGATTATTTCCCATAAAGGCACGTCTGCCGTTACAAAGCACCCGGAGAGAATTCGGGTACCAGTTCTTCTCAAATCCTTCTCCCGTTAAATATACCGAAGAAATAACCTTTTTTTCGAACACATTTTCAATCATAGACTTGAAACTTTCGTCCGGGCTCTTTTCCTTATTCATAATCGGATAAAGCGCTTCCAGTTCCTTTCTCTGGGCATTTGCCACTTCATCGACTGTCACAAATGAATTCATGCCGTGGCTTGCATCCACTCGGAGCCTTCGAAGCATATATGCCTTGATCCGCTCTTCATCACAATAGAACAGAGCAGATTCATATTGCCATAATTCTTTTGGCTGAAAAATCATATACTGGCAAAAGCTTTCTTTATAATCCTGAACATTGATGATTTCCTTGTCTACGCCAATATGTTGACCGATCCCTTTGAGCATCTTCGCCATATCCACGTCCGTCTCCGGAGTTGTAAATGTCAGATACTGAATATTTTCAAAATCCTGAAGTGTCAGACTGATGTATTTTGCAAGGAGCCACACTGCATCATAAGTCTTGCCGGCAAGGCTTACTTTCTCGCGGCGCTTTGCCTTTCCATAAAGGTCCGTCTCCGTGCAGTCTTCTCCTACGACCGCCAGTCTTTTTGCCTCTTTCCCAAATACCCAGCGGTCTTTAAAATATCCCAATACAAGAGGAATCAGGTAATTATTGGACGAAGCCATCATTGTATCCGGCTCTTCCATAGAGTCGTCATAATAGCTGATCTGGCAGCCCTTCTCATTGATGTCATAGCCAATCACACAACCTCTTTTCATTACCATTCCTCCTTTCTCTTTTTGTTGTATTTATTCATAAAGTTTGAACATTTTTTTTGCAAGTATATCCTCTTCTTCATACTCCATCATAGCCTTGTTACGGTTTGCCGGCGTCATCTGGACCATGGCGTTGATTCTTCCGAAACGCCCAGCTAAAATTGCATGATCATTTCTGATAATCTGCTTTTCTGTATTTGTACTCTCTTTTCCATCAGACTCCTGGATATAATAATCCAGTTCCTCATCTGCATAGAGTACAAACTGTTTCACATACAGATTCTCAAATACCGGAACAAGCATCTCTGAATGATAACCAAGTGTTTTCTTACCGGAACCCTTGATTTTATAGAACAATTTTACTTTACTTCCTTCTTTTGCCTGATAAGAAACTATAGTCTTATCATAAAGCTGCACTTCACGAAGCCACTCTTCCTTGTATTTCATGTACGCTGGAAAAATAATCTGTTTTTCACACATTTCCCGCAAGAGCTGATGCAGAACGGCTTCTATGTCTGCCGGGTAATCACTGCCCGCATAATAACATAAAAGTGCCACTTTGCAGACATCCGGAAGTTCTTCTTTCTGGTCACATTCTCTGGCAATAATATGAAATACACATGTTTCAAGTTCTCTTTCATAGAGAATATACTCTCTGGAAACAAATGCAAGATATGCCTGTTTCAGCCGGAAATATGCTGTGTCAGACAGATAATAATCTTCGAAAATTTTCTCTTCATCAAAAATATTTTCCGAGAACAGCATCTGCGTAATAATACGCTCTGCTACTTTATAGGACGGAATCTCATATTCCCGCATAACTTCCCAAAGACGTTTCATATCTCTTGTTGCACCACAGAAATATTCACCCAGATATGTCAGCGTCGCCTTATCATATTGCTGTTTCTTGAACATTTCAAATGTCAGATAAAGGAGAAATGCATCTTCTCCCGGATCTTCCTCGCGGATTTTTTCGCTGCAAAGACGAAAGACCTTTCTCTCATCTGCACCGGTCAGTCCACTTTCCCGTAACGTGTCAAAAGTCACTTCCACGACCTCGCCAGTCTTCTTCCACATACCGGCCTCGTCCTCATATTTCTTACACATTTCCATGAATCTCGGTTCGTAAAATAACCGTTTCGTCTCGTAAGCAATAGAATCTGTGTAATATCTGCCATCCATGGACTCCCACACAATTCGGGATTCTTTATCGTAGAGCTGAATGATTGCACCGGTCTCTTCGTCATACGGGATACGTTGCCTGACGGCACCATCTTTTTCAATGACAAGAACGCAGCGCATATGTGGAACTTTCGTGGAAACCTCATAAGAATAGCAAATATCTCTCATAGCTTTCATTCGTTTCTCGTCCATTTCCTCTGGCAGGCAGAAACGTTTATAAAGAATCTTCAATGCCTCTGTAATATGGCGTTTCATGAGCTGCTCCCATGTAAATGCCACAATCTGCTCACGGTAATTTAAGAACATTGCCTGATCATCACTGTAAGTCAGAAGATTTGCATATAAAAATGCTTCTTTCCGGTAATCCAGTGTATTACCATGCATAAAATACAAATAAATTTTCCGTGGAAGCGGTCCGCGCATACGTGTCTCGTCCATGGCAATCATATAATACTCATAAAGTCTGGCAATCCGAAAATCTTCCTCCACTGCTTTCTGATACCATGGAAAATATTCCGATGATGTCTTATTTCCTTTGATCAGAAGAGTGCAGATTGTATTCAGAATCATCGGCTCTTCGTACATATTATAGAGGCGCTTTAAAATCCGATAAACCCGCTCATTAAATGTCTTCTGCTGGCTGGCAAAATTCGCTACATAAAGGGCCAGTTCCTTCGTCATAAGACGGTATTTTGATGCAAATGTCAGTACCAGAAGTTCAAATTCTCCAAGTTTTCGAAGAAGAATCGGCTTCTCCTTGTAGCACAGATATGCCTCCAGATAAAATAACACGTCCTCTGTCCCATACTCATACTGCTGTTCCAGAACTTCCAGCTTCTTATATGGATTCTTGTACTTTGGATCCATCTGGATGATCATATAGAGCAGAAGCCATGAATCCTGATGCCGGATATACGTCTTCTCCAATTCATCCAGCACACGGTCTGTATGCGCTTTATTATCCCGGATCTGAGCTGTCAGAAAGAGATAATAACAATTCGTGATCGGGTCTTTACCAATGGCAAAACGATTATAATTGTAATTTTCAAGAATCCATTTTGCGTCTTCGATACGGTCACCCAGCATGTAAATATGTGCCTGCACAAGTTGATATAATTCGCTCTGCGTCTCAATCCTTCGAACCGCAGTCATTTTTTCCACTGCGCTGTCCACCCATGTCTTCAAGTCAATCCGTCCGGCCACAAATCCGATATATTCTTTCAATATCTGAGCAATCAAAAGCTCCGGCACATGGTGATTCTCATCATATTCCTGATTCTGCAGCACTTCTACTTCATAGCTTAACGTCTCATATGGAGTCTGGAAACGGATTACGCCGTAATTACGCCCTACATGAAGGAATTCCGGGCGTACAAAGTATTCAACTTCATAGTTGTTACCTACAAAGTCTTCTGTAGAAATCTCCTGTCTGGACACCTTTAAGAAACGTCCCTCCGTCTCAATGTGGATTGGCACATAACCCCATGTATTTTTCATCAGAGTCACAACACCTTTTGTAGACTCCAAAATATCCTCAAAGAGCATTCCTTCTCCCGGAAGTGTCAGGAAAATACATTCCTTCTGCTTAATTCCTACAAGAAATTCTTCCATTGCCTGCTCTTCCAGTGACCATTTGCGCATATTATCATAGAGATAAAAGATACGTTCATTCTCATATTTTAAAATGGCATAAAAATCTCTGGAGCGGAATAGTCTTGCCGCCTCAGAATAATCTTTTACTGCCAGCTTTCTGAAATCATCTGTACTCTGTACCTTGCCATAGGTGGTCATCACGTAAGGTTTCTCTATGATTGCCGTAAATGACAGTTCATATTCTCCACCGGTACATACAACTGTGAATTTACCTTCTTCTACGTGTCCTGGTTTTAAACCACGCCCGTCATATGTGAATTCCACTCTTGCCGGATTTCCTTCAAATCCGGAATCCTTGAGCTTAACACGAAAAGAAGACGGGTAAACTAAGCCCCGTATCACATGTTCATTCTCACTTTTAATTATGAAACTCCCCCGGTATACTTCCCCTTCACCGATTATCAGAACCAGATTCGTTTCTTCAAATATAACTTCTGGACGACCGGTCCTGAAGTTCCCTTTCGAAAATTTCTGGATTTTGTTTTTCAAGTCCTACACCTGCTTCTTTCGTTGCATTTTTCTGAAAACATACTATAATGAATTATAGCATTGTTTTGTCCTGAATGGCAATACCATGAAAGGAGTATTTAGAGTATTTATGGATAAAAAGAATCAAAGACCTGAATTTCACGGCAGTGATCTGGAAAAAATCGCTGCATATTACCACATTCCGGCATCCGAAATTCCAGGCATCATTAAATTCGGTGCCAACGTGAACCCTCTTGGACTGTCCGAATCTGTAAAAAATGATCTGGCAGGGCATCTGGATATTATTTCCTCCTACCCGGACCGGAACTACACTTCACTTAAGAAAACTATCGGAGAATACTGTCACATTTCCCCTAAACATATTGTTGTAGGAAATGGATCAACAGAATTAATTTCTCTGCTCATCAGTCAGAGACAGGCAAAAAAAGCACTTGTTGTAGGACCAACTTATTCTGAGTATGAACGCGAGCTTGCCCTCACCGGTGGAACGATCACTGAATATAACCTGAAAGAAGATTTAAATTTCCAGTTAGATATGCAAGACTTCTTTGCCTCTATGGCAGATGATGTCGACCTGCTGATTCTGTGCAATCCGAATAACCCGACATCATCAGCGATTAAAAATCACGATGTGAAACAGATTTTAACCTTCTGTAAAGAACGTAATATCTTCGTCATGATAGACGAAACTTATGTAGAATTTGCTCCGGACGTAGCCGAAATTACTGCCATTCCACTGACTGATGAATTCGATAATGTAATGGTCATCCGCGGTGTATCCAAATTCTACGCAGCACCGGGACTACGCTTCGGCTACGGTATCACAAGCAATCATGAATTTTTAGAAGCACTGCTTATTCACCAGAACCCGTGGAGCTTAAACAGCGTCGCAGCCTATGCCGGTGAGCGCATGTTCAAAGACAACACCTACCAACAAACAACAAGACAGCTTATCTGCTCCGAACGCGACCGCATGTACATGGCTATACAAAACATGCCGGCCTTCAAAGCATACAAGCCTTATGCCAACTTCATACTTGTACGCATCTTAAAAGAAAGCTTAACTTCATTTGATATTTTCGAGGCAGCCATAAAAGAAAGAATGATGATCCGTGACTGCTCATCATTCAAAAGTTTAGATGGCGAATATATCCGGTTCTGCATAATGAATCCAGAAGATAATACACATCTATTAAAATTGTTGGAACAATTCTAATACAATTCAATTGGGGACGGGGTTTTTTTGAAAACAATGTCATTAAGTTAAGGATAAAATTGTAATTATTGAGGCTTTGACACTTCTTTTTTATGGATTGTCAAGGCTTCTTGTTTTTCAAGGATACTACAAGTAAGCAGCGAAAAATCCCTGCTTTCTCATGGTTCCTATTTTCATTTTTACAATCTTATGCTATCCTACTATTGAATGCTATTGCTGACTTTTTAACCGTATCTCGTGGAAAAGTCCGGTTATCCCTTATGGGGACAAGATAGTTCAGCAACATTTTTTCAACCTCTGGTGCTGCTAAAGTCTGGGAGCACCAGAATTCTCTACAAATACACATTGCCATTTTTATATTCAATTTATATTCATATTTCCAGTATTCCTGCTGTTTTACCGCAATTCCACCAACTATAGTTTTACAAAAATTGAACATAATTAGCTTTCCATACAATTCTTGTATGATTAATTCTGAGTTCTTAGAATGAACAGATGCAGCGCCAAGCGCATATTTTAACTGGTCAAATGCAGTTTCAATTCCCCAGCGCATATGATATAACCGTTTTAAATCATCTGCCGAAAATTTCTCTTTAGAAAGATTTGTAAACAGTACTTCAGTTGTGGTTTCAGAGAGTTTTATTTTTACAATTCTAAGATTTAATCGATATTCCTCACAATCGTCTGTGAAAAAATCAAATGTTGCATCACTGCGAATTCGTTTATATTTTCGTGGGTTTGTTTTTACTTTTTTGCTATGTTTTTTACAGATATAAAGTTCTTTTTCGATATCGTATTCTTCTGTATCAGGAAGATTCAGACCAGAACAGATACCTGTACCTGATTCTCTTCCCCGAACCACGTATTTATCCCCTTTTTGTTCTATATGGGCGAAAGTATTATAACTTTCGTATCCCCGATCAGCCATAAAAATAGCAGGAAACGCAGAAGACCGGCGGTCTACCATTTGAGCCAGGGCTTTATGCTCATTACATTCACAGATTGGCTGAAAAACGACATCTTCAAAAATACCACTCTGAAGATGGTACATAGCATTTAAATGTATCACATTTCTTCCCTTTGAGATATTGGGTATCTTACGCCAGCATAGTGGTTCTTTTAGATTTTCCGGGACAGAAAACTGGGAACCATCTATTGCCAGAAGTTGGTAACCCTGGAAAAGCGCACCTTTTTTACAAGTCTCTGTAAACGAATGGAACAAGGCCGGCATTGCAGAATCTGAAAGTTTTTGCCGAGCCTGAATCATAGCGGAACTATGCGGAATACCCGAATAGTCTGTTGAAAAGAAGAGTGGTTTCTTTGAAAAGTGACGGAATAATTCCTGATCCATACATTGTCCTTGCAGAGGGAGAAGGAATCGAATCACCTCTTCAAATGGAAGTTTACGATTCCTAGAAAAGTCTTTTCCCGGACGCTTTACGTGTGATGAAAAATCTCTGCATAATATTTTTATAGCAGACTCCAGTTTTTGCTTTACAATAAAAGAAATATTTGCCATTTGAACCTCCTAAAAAAGAATATATTCAAATGGCTTCGCCACACTTTTGTGAAGTTTTGTCAAGCTTTTAGGCAAAAAAAGTAGTGCAAAAAGTAAAAAAC
The sequence above is drawn from the Dorea formicigenerans genome and encodes:
- a CDS encoding IS4 family transposase — encoded protein: MANISFIVKQKLESAIKILCRDFSSHVKRPGKDFSRNRKLPFEEVIRFLLPLQGQCMDQELFRHFSKKPLFFSTDYSGIPHSSAMIQARQKLSDSAMPALFHSFTETCKKGALFQGYQLLAIDGSQFSVPENLKEPLCWRKIPNISKGRNVIHLNAMYHLQSGIFEDVVFQPICECNEHKALAQMVDRRSSAFPAIFMADRGYESYNTFAHIEQKGDKYVVRGRESGTGICSGLNLPDTEEYDIEKELYICKKHSKKVKTNPRKYKRIRSDATFDFFTDDCEEYRLNLRIVKIKLSETTTEVLFTNLSKEKFSADDLKRLYHMRWGIETAFDQLKYALGAASVHSKNSELIIQELYGKLIMFNFCKTIVGGIAVKQQEYWKYEYKLNIKMAMCICREFWCSQTLAAPEVEKMLLNYLVPIRDNRTFPRDTVKKSAIAFNSRIA